In Triticum urartu cultivar G1812 unplaced genomic scaffold, Tu2.1 TuUngrouped_contig_6575, whole genome shotgun sequence, a single window of DNA contains:
- the LOC125530811 gene encoding WAT1-related protein At5g07050-like gives MAFCGGFMDKAKPYISMISLQFGYAGMNVLTKVSLNGGMSHYVLVVYRHAFATLAIAPFALFLERKVRPKMTWSIFFQIFVLALLGPVIDQNFYYVGLKYTGPTFACAMSNILPAMTFVMAVIFRMEKIELKKVRCQAKIFGTVVTVAGAMLMTLYKGPLMHLPWTNGHAQPSGGEASGAAGVDPTAREWFLGSLFIIIATLAWASLFILQTHTIRKYTAQLSLTTLICFIGTIQAIAVTFVMERRVSVWTIGFDMNLLAAAYAGIVTSSIAYYVQGLVIQKTGPVFASAFSPLMMIIVAVMGSFILSEKIYLGAVLGAVVIVVGLYAVLWGKHKEKQEQEADAKAALPVASKGPDGASVLQGAATAAGDDDGMRSASNGRGAGSASAV, from the exons ATGGCTTTCTGCGGTGGTTTCATGGACAAGGCCAAGCCTTACATCTCCATGATCTCGCTGCAGTTCGGCTACGCCGGCATGAACGTCCTCACCAAGGTCTCCCTCAACGGCGGGATGAGCCACTACGTGCTCGTCGTGTACCGCCACGCCTTCGCCACACTCGCCATTGCACCCTTCGCTCTCTTCCTCGAAAG GAAGGTGAGGCCGAAGATGACGTGGTCCATCTTCTTCCAAATCTTCGTCCTTGCGCTGCTCGG ACCGGTGATCGACCAGAATTTCTACTACGTGGGCCTGAAGTACACCGGTCCGACGTTCGCCTGCGCGATGAGCAACATCCTGCCGGCGATGACCTTCGTCATGGCGGTGATCTTCAG GATGGAGAAGATAGAGTTGAAGAAGGTGCGGTGCCAGGCCAAGATCTTCGGGACTGTGGTGACGGTGGCCGGCGCGATGCTCATGACGCTCTACAAGGGCCCCCTCATGCACCTGCCATGGACCAACGGCCACGCGCAGCCCAGCGGCGGCGAGGCCTCAGGTGCCGCCGGCGTCGACCCCACCGCGAGGGAGTGGTTCCTGGGCTCCCTCTTCATCATCATCGCCACCCTCGCCTGGGCCTCGCTCTTCATCCTGCAGACCCACACCATCAGGAAGTACACCGCGCAGCTCTCCCTGACCACGCTCATCTGCTTCATCGGCACCATACAGGCCATCGCCGTCACCTTCGTCATGGAGCGCCGCGTCTCCGTCTGGACCATCGGCTTCGACATGAACCTCCTCGCCGCCGCCTACGCG GGCATCGTGACGTCGAGCATCGCGTACTACGTGCAGGGGTTGGTGATCCAGAAGACGGGGCCCGTGTTCGCGTCGGCGTTCAGCCCGCTGATGATGATCATCGTGGCCGTCATGGGGTCCTTCATCCTGTCCGAGAAGATATACCTCGGGGCCGTGCTGGGCGCCGTGGTGATCGTGGTCGGGCTCTACGCCGTGCTCTGGGGCAAGCACAAGGAGAAGCAGGAGCAGGAGGCGGACGCCAAGGCGGCACTGCCGGTCGCCTCCAAGGGACCAGACGGCGCGAGCGTCCTGCAAGGAGCTGCTACCGCAGCCGGAGATGATGATGGGATGAGGTCGGCCTCCAACGGACGAGGAGCTGGATCAGCTAGTGCAGTTTGA